From the genome of Nicotiana sylvestris chromosome 1, ASM39365v2, whole genome shotgun sequence:
TATCGGACCTGTAGGATCAGATCGTTAGCCACTATGTCCAATTCGTCTTCTCTATCGTGAAGTACTCGACTTGCCTGCTCGGCCATCTCGACATGTTCCCTCCGAGCCACTTCAAACTCGGCCTGAAGCTTCTCACTAAGAAGCTTGTATGTGTCCCTCTTCTTAGTAAGCACTAGAACCTTGGCCTCGTCGTGTTGGGTTAACTCCTCCCGGTATCGGAGGAAAGTCTCATGGTGCAGTACCAAGGCCTGCAAGCATAAAGGAAGATGTTATAATTGTTTACAACTTTAAGtttaaaatacataataaaaGAGACACTCGAAGTTACCTGATTCAATGCCTGTTGAGCTTTATTGAAAAGGCAGGGCATTTCCACATTGTCCATCACGGCCTGGTCCTCTTCAATCACCAAACACCAAAGATAGCTAGCGACCCCCACGGGGGAAAGGAAAACTCGGGCATCCTCCGGGATAGAGAAAACTATTGACCGCTTTTGGTCAGGGTCAACACTCGGAGCCGGGAATCGGTCCACTAACTTTGGGCTCGAGGAAGACCCACTTGCTCCCAACAATGATACCTTCTTTGGCACCGGCAAGTATCCGAGCCTAGTGACGTCCTCTAAGGCAGTAGACTCTAACCCATCTAAGAAATTATGGATATCTACAGCCCCCTGAGGCCCCTCATAAGAACGACTTTCTAGCATGCCGGCCTCATAGATCATGGCATCTGAGAACTGAGGAGACCTCCCGGTAAGGTTGATCGCCCCAAGCACGTCTTTCGGGGTACTTTCCTGTGCTCGAGGAGTATCAGCCCCGGTATCCCTCTCGAACCCCCTAGATTGGGGTAGAGTGGTCTCACCCCCTTTTGGTTCGGGAGCTTCAACTAAAACTCCCTTATCGACCTCCTCATCCCGAGATAGTTCAATTTTAGCACTCGCCGGTTTGGAGGGCCCTTGTATCACGACACCTGCCCGCACGCGAGCCACCAACTTAGATTTCTCTTATTTTTTAGATTGTCCCTTATCCGGTGGATTGAGTCCGTGGATAGAGCACCAATGCTTCCCTTGGGCTTGCGCGACCACTTCATTGGTTTTTTCTTTTCCAAGTTTGGGGAACTCGGgcccctttttctcttcttttcatcACCCTGCTTCGGAGTAGGGGAATCGAGAGGTAAATCCTCATCACTGGATGGAGGACTCATAGAAACATCTTTGGGGAGAcctacaaaagaaaacaaaaccgATAAGAATTCGACAACGCAAGGAGGAGATCAAACATtattacatcagaaaagaaaacttaccatGATTACGGGCCTCCCACCGACCCTTCGACAATTCGCGCCATGCGCGCTCAGAATATGGTCTCTATGACAATAGGCCCTTGACCCATCTTTGAGTTGAGGAACTGCATCCGGTATTCGAGACACAACTACACCATAAAAGCACCGATAAGAAGGAAGGAAAgggaagaaataataaataaagtcttTAAGGAGAAGTTAtacttacgcttcatgttccattTCTCGGGAAATGTCATATCCTCGGTAGGGATCAagtccgaggtcctcactcgaaCAAATCGGCTCATCCAGCCTCGGTCCCGATCCTCATCTATACTCGAGAACGGGGCCCTGGTGGCCCGACGAGCAAGTTTGATTAATCCCCCTCGATATAGTTGAGGACTGTTTAGGCGCATAAGATGATCAAGGGTAAAGGCACATCTCTCGATTTTGTTtaggaaaaaatgaagaagaatcactatcctccagaaagaggGGTAAATTTGACCGAGCTTGTACCTTTTGCAGAAGACAATAATGATGGGGTCTAAGGGACCCAATCTGAAGgagtaagtgtaaacacttaaaaaacCTTCCACGTGGGTAGAAATTGATTCCTCAAGCGAAGGCGCGACTATATGTTTATCAGCCCAGTTACAATCCTCTTTGACCTTGGGGAGAAGATCATCGGTGAACGTACATATATATCTCGAGACCGGCTCGCATCGACCCGGTACCAAGGAAACTTTTTTGATCTTGAAATCAGCACCGATTGGGCACCCTCCTGGAATAAACTCTTCAGGGTGTGGCTCCGCTGCAGTCCCATCGCCGACAAACCATGATGAAGAGGCTTTTTCTTTCTGTGGAACAGTCTTAGAAATTTTCACCATTTTAAAGTAGAggtgaagaaaaagaaattaaGAAGGTACGCTTAGTGGTTGCAAAAGGTTCAAGAAATTTGGATACAAAGGTTGGAGAGTGACGAGATTCTTaaagaacaagagtagaagaAGCTTTTGAATATAAAGTTTGAATGAATGAAATATAGTTTGCTAATGACGGTTCAAAACCAGTAGTGGCCGACCAACACTGACACACATTTAATGCCTTGGAGACTGGACCGGCGAGACGTTTCAGTTACCTTTTGTCGCTTACGTCATGATCTATCAGAGCGAGGTTTGAAAGTTCATATCATTTCTCGTCATCTTCTCTCTAAAAAATGAGgcgactatctgtatacggtcaaaatcgggttCGTCCATTGTTTGACCAATCGAGGCTGAAACATGGCAGGTCAAAGCTCGAGGTCGGGTTATATTGAACCAAGGCGCAAAATTAGATCGTCGAGCTCGTGACCCAAAGACCGAGCAAGATTGAGGAAAACTTGCCGAGCCAAATAACGGAAAGCCGAAATATCCGCAATCGGTCGAGGATCACGGCGGAAATCTTAGCACGTATCAAGAAAAGCCCGATTAATTAGCATATCATgagatttttttttactttgtatAGAATTATACCAAGAATAGAACACccttactatataaaggggattctGGTAATTTGTAGGACACATTGTAACACAAAAAAGAAAGCAATATACTGATCATTTCTAGTTTTTATCATCTTGTTGTTCAGTTCTAGCACTAATTGAGACATTTCTTGGCTCGAGGGTGATCAAACTCAGAGGCTATGGCCGTTCAATTTTGTggttttcatttattttcttatctttaatttcaatattaatctatcttcttaatttgtatcaagttatatcaggtatccttaaaatcgcgtacaaattcaattgttatccaattttaagagTAAACAAAGGTAAacttcacttttttttttcttagttcATACTTTTGACAACAGATGGAACCAATTCCCTACAGATCGAAGATGATAGCCCAGTGCATAAAGTATTCAATTTTCTGTGCAAGATTCAGGAAGGTTTGGACTCTTAAGGGTGCGATGTAGATAACTTACTATAATGCAATTAACTATAAATCATATGGAAATAACTTTATGAAGTAACACAACAATGCTGTCCGTGCAGGCGTGCACGCTTCATGGCAGATTACTCCTAAGAAACAATTCCACAATGTGTTAATTAATTGATTATTGTCCTAAATTATAGGCAGCGATGCTGTCGAAGTAAATATAGTTGTCATAGATAAAAATTGCTATAATTCATATAAAATGCACACGTTACATCGTACATTCCAAATTCTATGAAAGATCATGCAGTATTTGTAACATGTCCTCTTATCGGGACGGAGTTGCAGAAGCTATGGAATCCTCCGTTATATCCATTGATAATGACAGATCCTCTTCATCTTGAGAGTCAACCGTACCCTTAATGCTTTCCACTTCCCTCACCAGCTCACTCATCTCCGATCGTTTTTTCGGCGATTTATCACAAGCTTTAGGAACTtttctttctcttaggccaaattcattgcattttttaataaattctttaagtctacttctacggtttgaataaaaaaatcagttaagagccattttaacctttttaaCTTCAATATTCAAAATTCTCATACCATCACCCACAATTAAATAGTAAATACgccaaatacatctaacatgaaaaatattactaaatgcaggactTAGTATAGTGGTAAGCAAGACTATAATATTTATGTTACTGCTAGCAATATCCATTgaaattgacattattttatcaataatgcaaaaatatctacaaacatCCATAACTGTGCTAGCAATAAACTGCCATGTGTGAtgtgaattaattattttataagcaATAATACGCTTTTGCATTATTCaatcctcatcaatccaatgatTGGTAATAGTAAGGTAATCACAGTcgttaccacttctaccaatatcagttgtAATAGCAACAAgatttatatgagtaaataaatagcacaaatattgttcatattcatgtttatatttataaatatcgctctttattGTTATGCGAGgaaaacctttataagtaggattaaaattttttctaatataatgcacaaagtgagggttagaaggaaaactataggacaaacacataaaaataaccatttttgccaattcttcccgatttttttggatcataatataaaataccaccggtaacagtgttaattcccagTTGAAATTGATTTGACCCGGTACTAGGGTCAGCCTGACTAGGAATATGTACACTTGTCCCCCCGGCCAAGGCTTTCATATGATGATATATGATTTTATCTTGAGGGTGTATCAATATGTATCTTTTCAAAGTTCCCGCCCCCCTGACCTCCAACATATTTAAAAGCCAACTTCTTGCCACAAGTTTTACATTTATCCTTATTTTGTGgaattagttgagtaaaaaaggcTAAACAACAGATGTTTCTATCTGTTTGGTACATTGTTTTGAAAAAGTAGGGGTAGTAACAAGAGGGTCAGACGGGGCATCATTTAGATTATCATTAGTTGGGTTAACTTCAGTAGCAGGACTAGTGGGAGTATCATCATCCAGTTGCGTTTCATCAAAATCTATTTcctcctcatcattttcatcaatagTTGGATTAGAATAAAGAGCATTCACTAATTCATAGTTTAATTATTCACCAGCTCCAATATTAAGGAAAAATTGACTCTCAGTAAATTGTAATAAActattatcactatcaagaatagcaGGTGTAGGACGAGGATGAGgtttgggtcggggagccgggggcaGTGGAGGAGGAACAGATTGACCACTAGATTCGCCACTCTtgaatttttccttatttttaccaAAAAGTTTTTTTAAGGAAGCAATCATAATTAAtcaaataatagaaaataaataaaacaaacaaactataatattaaaaattaTGAGTTGGATCGAGTTTACCGAATCGATGAACAACTTATTGAAAATTGATTATCGTTGaagacttcaattcaccaacttcacaattttttcacaaattgtAACAATTAAGTAAGCAATAgtagcaattatagaagaaaattagagagggattgatgattttgtgagaaaaatgaaagaatgagggagtatttatagttgaaaatatgAAAGAGTATAGTTATAAAAAAGTTTAGGataaaacaaagtttgggggggggggggaggttaaATGGCAGACCAAATGACTATACTTTTTAAATGCCCAAACGagcaatttttttaattttaaaaatctgACCGGTGGAACCATTTGGGACCGTTTGGGCCGGCCAAAGACCGGTCCGGTCCTGGTCTTGCGGTCTCTTTGTAAAGGATCGGTCCACCTCCACGGTCCCGGGTTTATCCGATTAAGGACTTTTTAGGTTCAAAAGCCCAGATGGGCCGCGGTCCCGGGCTTGGACCGGCCCACATGCCAACCTTGGTGTTGTGCATGTTAATGTCGTTGCCTCATTGACTCCATTAaaaagaaataagtaaaattacCAATAATCTAGCAAAGCAAACATGATAAGGGTAGCTTATACCTTTAATATTAAGGCAAACTTCacttttgtttttttcctttagTTCATACTTTTGACAACAGATGGAACCAATTCCCTATAGATCGAAAATGATAGCCCATTCAATTTTCTATGAAAGGTTCGGGGAAGGGCTGAACCTTTAGGGATGTGATGTAGATCGACAACCTACTTTAATGTTAGCGCCAGTGACTATTTTCACAGCTTGAAACCCGGCCATGAACTATATAAGTCACACGGAAATTATAACTTTATCAAgtaacacaacaatgagaacaaTGCTGTCCGTGCTCGCTGCATAGCAGATTGCTCCTAAATTATAGGCAGCGATGCTATAATTATAGTTATCAAAGATAAAGATTGCTATAACTCATATAAAATGCACACGTTGCATCGTACATTCCAAATTCTATGAAAGATCATGCAGTATTTGTAACATGTCCTCTTATCGGGATGTAGTTGCAGAAGCTATGGAATCCTCCGTTATATCCATTGACAATGACAGATCCTCTTCATCTTCAGAGTCAACCGCACCCTTAATGCTTTCCACTTCCCTCACCAGCTCGCTCGTTTCCGGTCGTTTGTCCGGCGATTTATCACAACACGTTATCGCAATTTGTAGCAATCGTAGCATCCCTGAGTTGGCACTTCTCTGAACAGCTATTTCAGTGTCAAAGATCTCAGCCGTCCATTCTTCTCTGACCGCCCGATGAACCCAACTGCAGAGATCCGCACCGGTGACTCCCGGCGGAGCAGAATGTGAAGATATTCTACCTGTTATAGTAGCGTATACAAGTTTTTTTGTGTAGTAGTGTCAGTCTATTGGATTTGTGTATGAAAGTGCACTAGTAATACGTGTAAGAGAATTTCTACAACGCGGTATGGAATAACACATTTGTTAAAGGGTGTCTCTATCTGTCACTAACCTGTTAACAATTCGAGAAGAAGGCAGCCAAAGCTCCAAATGTCAGATTTCTTGGACACTTTCTTGAAGCCTAGATATTCCGGCGATCGGTAGGAAACCATTCGTTGAGTAGCAATGGGAAGTGCAATAAGGGAAGTGAGGCCATAGTCAGCGACACGAACATCATCATTTTCGTCTAGTAAAACGTTTGAGGATTTTAGGTTGCCGTGGGGAACGACGGCAGCGGTGGCGGCGGCTTGGGAGGAGCTGCAGTTGAGGTGTAGATGCTCTAGTGCTCGAGCGATACCACGAGCAACTGATAATCTTGAGCTCCATCGAAATGGAATCCTATCTCTCGTCCCTTTTCCTCCTATATATTATACATAGagcaaaataaataaattctACTCCGTATCATGTATGCGACACAATTTGAAGTAgtattaactttttttttaaaaaaattgctaAAGCTAGTTTATTGGATTATAATTGTCTTTAATACTAATTTGTCTGTAAATGTGACTTTTAATTAAGTGAATTAATTGCAATGAGTTTAACCATAAAGATTTACGTTAGGAGGTCACTCTTGTCATTTACTTGGAATCAACCTAACAACTGCCCAATTACCATTACTAAACAATAATAAAAGGGAATAATAATCCATACTCTGAATTGAAATAGCGAACACAATTTGGGACATCAAAGATTAAATATAATAATTTTACTGCAAAATATAAATTGACTCTCGGTCGAAACTAGCTAATTACATTTGCTAGcaaaaaaaatgtataaaatctgTAGGTATAATAATAcacatatattaaaaatatactaTTCCCttcattttaatttatgtgaatctgtttgactgagcacgaagtttaagataaatcgaagacttttggaatttgtggtcctaaacaagtcaaaaaggggtttagaatatttgtgtggttataaaagcttctcactGAGGGTGAAAttggaagtttaagctaaattattttcaaatttagaaaggagtcattctttttggaacagaccaaaaaagaaataggttcacataaactggaacggagagAGTATATTTTATCAGCTACGTATTATTTTTGGATGCGACTAACAATCTACATTTTTACTCACATGTAATATTTTCATCAAATCAATCACTTAAATATTAAATACACTTGAATAGGTTGAGTATGTAAAAGTTTGGCCGTGGTGGACGTATATGTCAAAAGAATTTGAACTTAAGGCCacgggaaaattttattttgtatctcaTACAACTGATACTAGTTGTATGAGGCAATTTTTTGTCTCACAGTTCTGTGGACCCAAAAGTGTAAGATTTAGGTCCACAAATTTGTAAGACAAAAAggagcctcatacaactagtgtaagttgtataagacacaaaataaaacttctctaAGGCCATGGATAAACTATGTATTCAGCCTGATAAAAGTTTATGTCTGTACTATATGTCTTATGTCAATAGGTTTAGTACAAATACCAATCTAAAGATCAATGATGTCAAATTGTAGATTTAATAAGAATAGAAGCAGCAAATATAACATACCATGAATGCGGTTGTATAAACTTCCATTAGGTGCAAATTTCAAGAGGAGCAGCTTCTCATCCTTCGTATTATAATATCCAAGAAGGGGCAACAAATTTGGATGGTTCTGATCAGCAATAGCTCTCACTTGTCTCACAAATTCTTCATTCGTCAAAGGTTTCAAATCCCTTAAACGTTTCACCACAACAGTAGGTCCATCTACTAACATTGCCTTATAACAATTCCCAAAATTTCCTTTTCCCAAACCTTCTGCTGATGCTCTCAGTAAATGTTCAAGTTCAAACTTTATTTCACTGCCTAAGAATATCAGTTTTCCTTTCTCTAATTCCACTTCTGATCCCACACTTCTTGATTCCACACTTCTGGTTTCCATACTTCTGGTTTCTGTTGGCGTCGTCGTCTCCATTTTACTAGTCTCAATTTTTTCCATCTCCATTGATTTCATATTCGTCAGCATTTTCTTAAGCTTCTTGGATTTTTTGAAGTAGTaaatgaaaagaaataaaagtacaaccatgCCCACAACATTAATTACTATCAAGATAGGTGTCCACATGGATGATTTTGAATTATTTGACGAATCATTATGTGAATCATCACTTGGACCTGGAGCTGATGTATCATTATTCTTGATAGTGCACGTCGTGTTAGAAAAGGGAGGACCACATAATTCTTGGTTACCTAAGTACGAGGAAGTACCAAATTTCAGAAGTGCTGTTGTGTTTGGGATTTCACCAGAAAGATTGTTGTAAGAAACATTGAAAACTATCAAAGTTGACTGATTAAAACGAGGGATCGGACCGTTCAAGTTGTTGTTTTGTACCTGCAATGACTCTAACAAATTAAGTGTTAAAAGAGAATGTGAAATTTCTCCATCAAATCTGTTAGCAGATAAATTAATATCTTTCAAATTTTTGTTTTTGGAGAAGTCCATCAAGTTTCCTGATATGGAGTTGTTCTTGAAACTAAGTGTTCGTAATTGAGTGAGATTGAAAAGTGCATCTAGCTTGAGTTTTCCAATAAGGCCAAGATTTTCTAGCCTAAGTCCAGTGACTCGACCATTGATACAACTGATACCATACCAACTCGGCGTGTTGTTTAAGTAACACATGAGACCTGTCCAACTTTTGAGTACTTTAGCATTGTTGAAATCAGCTTTGATTGCTATAAGGGCTTCTCTTTCTGCGCCGTCGAAACCGTTAGCAGAACCATCTTGGGCTATGGCCATTGTACATAATTTCACTAAGAAAAGCAAGATAACATAGTACTTGAAGAAATTGGAACAAGAACCCATTTTTTGATTGTCAAAAGCAAAGAGTTACACACAAATAAATGTTTTGCTTTGGAAAGGAAATAAGGTTCTAAAACAGAGGATAGAGTTGACAGCTGTGGGAGtttcattgttgagagaagaaaacaaagacgATTATAACAAGATATTGGTTTGTATTTAATTCTCATCTGAGAATCCTACGGCAGCCACAAAACAATATCTTTTTATCTTATTAGACAAATGTGTTAGCTAGCTGCAATTGCAAGGAGATACAAGGATGGGAAAAGTATATACTGAGATGTACCATGTTTAAAATTCACGAAATCATTATCGAGTTAAATTTAATTACGAACATTGCACTTGTTTAGGATTTGAATTAAGCACCAGTTGTCCCAAACACAGGTCAATGAATTGTCTTTAGATCATCTAGTTTACTAAGCCCTTAACATGGTGTCTCTTCCCGTTTGAAGCCTTAGAGACAATGCCTAGAGTATGTAACATAACTCAATTCAGGGGAATAAAAGTATGTTCGAACAAAACATTTTGTTGGGTGTGAGAATTAAGTCTAATATTAATAGCTAAAAAGATTAGGATTCTACATATAAAGTATCATACCGTATTAAGAgtatatttgggctaatttaccCCCTTACGAGCAGGCAGACGCACATGCAACAAAAGCTAGTTGAACAAAATTCAACCCAAACATTAGCTAATGAGGTGAGAAATCGTTCAAAACAATATAAAAGGACTACAACTCATACCCTCAATTAATTTGGGACTCTTAACACCTTCTTGCAAACTCAAGGATAGATCCCGGAGATCCAGTATTGGATAAACCAATAATAGGGACGTGTCTACTGTGATAACCGTTTTAAGAATGTGGAGTCTTGCCGAACTTAAGTACTTTAGCCCAAAAGTTGGAGAAGTTCCTAAGGTAAATATTTACCCAATAACTAGTTCATAAGGTTGTTGGAATTAAAAGAttagtgaatgggaaatggagggaagaAAGTGAAAGAAAAGTGAGTTTCTTTTTACTTTGGAAAGAGCAAGTGTCCCGTATTGGTGGTGGAAAGAAAAGTAAATATGCTTATATTGAGAAAACACTTTCCTTGATGTTAAATGAGTTGGAAAGAAAGTAAGCCCGCGTCGTC
Proteins encoded in this window:
- the LOC104231617 gene encoding probable inactive receptor kinase At2g26730, whose amino-acid sequence is MAIAQDGSANGFDGAEREALIAIKADFNNAKVLKSWTGLMCYLNNTPSWYGISCINGRVTGLRLENLGLIGKLKLDALFNLTQLRTLSFKNNSISGNLMDFSKNKNLKDINLSANRFDGEISHSLLTLNLLESLQVQNNNLNGPIPRFNQSTLIVFNVSYNNLSGEIPNTTALLKFGTSSYLGNQELCGPPFSNTTCTIKNNDTSAPGPSDDSHNDSSNNSKSSMWTPILIVINVVGMVVLLFLFIYYFKKSKKLKKMLTNMKSMEMEKIETSKMETTTPTETRSMETRSVESRSVGSEVELEKGKLIFLGSEIKFELEHLLRASAEGLGKGNFGNCYKAMLVDGPTVVVKRLRDLKPLTNEEFVRQVRAIADQNHPNLLPLLGYYNTKDEKLLLLKFAPNGSLYNRIHGGKGTRDRIPFRWSSRLSVARGIARALEHLHLNCSSSQAAATAAVVPHGNLKSSNVLLDENDDVRVADYGLTSLIALPIATQRMVSYRSPEYLGFKKVSKKSDIWSFGCLLLELLTGRISSHSAPPGVTGADLCSWVHRAVREEWTAEIFDTEIAVQRSANSGMLRLLQIAITCCDKSPDKRPETSELVREVESIKGAVDSEDEEDLSLSMDITEDSIASATTSR